One segment of Strix uralensis isolate ZFMK-TIS-50842 chromosome 11, bStrUra1, whole genome shotgun sequence DNA contains the following:
- the LOC141948412 gene encoding transmembrane protein 209-like has product MAPEQSPATSVIETAIKMRKEMEARKGLLAWGLLNVSLAGMICTEMTGKLISSYYNISCWPLWYLELALASLFSLNAAFDFWVYFKYTVAPTSLVVSPRQQTLLGLQNAAVQTTAPRELAARKAPSWTPSPLRGQSVLSYSPSRCPRARPKFATGCTPGYSPQRWALPSSSTSYGSAGTYSPSSSSRQGGGSCWFLA; this is encoded by the exons ATGGCACCAGAACAGAGTCCAGCAACTTCCGTCATCGAGACGGCCAtcaagatgaggaaggagatggaagCCCGGAAAGGGCTCTTGGCCTGGGGACTCCTTAATGTGTCTCTCGCAGGCATGATCTGTACTGAAAT gaCTGGAAAGCTCATAAGCTCATATTACAACATCTCATGCTGGCCACTCTGGTATCTTG aactcGCACTCGCATCTCTCTTCAGCCTGAACGCCGCCTTTGATTTCTGGGTGTACTTCAAATACACAGTGGCACCGACCAGCTTGGTCGTGAGTCCtcgccagcagaccctgctggggtTGCAGAATGCAG cgGTACAAACAACTGCACCGCGTGAGCTGGCGGCAAGGAAAGCCCCGTCCTGGACACCTTCTCCGCTCCGGGGCCAGAGCGTGCTGAGTTACAGCCCGTCCCGCTGCCCTCGCGCCCGCCCGAAGTTTGCTACTGGTTGTACCCCAGGATACAGCCCTCAGCGATGggctctgccaagcagcagcacttctTACGGCAGTGCTGGAACCTATTCCCCGAGCAGCAGCTCCCGTCAG ggtggggggagctgctggtttttggcGTGA